Part of the Vigna unguiculata cultivar IT97K-499-35 chromosome 3, ASM411807v1, whole genome shotgun sequence genome, AAACCACTCGTTATGAGTATAAAGAGTGGCCCGCATTATTTTCATAAGTTGAGGTTCTTCAACACCAAGCCTTCGACCAACTGCAACCTATTTAGTATAAAACAGCGTTCATGATATTACAGAAATCAGAAATAATAGAACAAACCCTACACAATAGATACTGATGTGAAACATGAAACCAAATAAGCAAAGGAAATATCTTACTATAAAGAATTCGTATGATAATAAGCCCCTGCACCTAGTAATTGTAAATCTTCGGAAGTAGATATTATTTAGCATGCTAAGCTATCAATACTAAGTAGGTGGCCTTTCTTGCACAAATGGGTGAGTATTGTGAAAAAATTACACGACTGGgtaactttaaatttattatgaagAATGGAAAGTCATGTTTTAAAAAAGTTGTGTTTTaaaacatacatcattttattaaataaagttgtTTAAAAATTACACGACTGGgtaactttaaatttattatgaagAATGGAAAGTCATGTTTTAAAAAAGTTGTGTTTTaaaacatacatcattttattaaataaagttgtttttaataatctaactaataatttttaatatttttagacaaaaaatgTCTAGTAAGTTGTCTAGTTAcacaacttttgaaaaattaaaaaatattacaaaatatcttttatcttaacATTCTGCGTATATTCTTTGAGTTATCTTTTATTACTGAACTTTTTTCATCATCCCATTTTTTCCACGTGCATTTCGGCCCATACAGCAATTACGTTCCCATCACTTCGTAATGTAATAGCTTCACTACTACCAAAACTGTCAAAATTCGCTGGATCCCACATTTTTCAAGATAAAAGTTGTCAATTCTGCATTCATATCTCGCCATTTGTCATTCCTTGCTAGCGGAGCGGCCGACCCCAAAAGTGGGATGGGGGAagacatattttataatatatataataattaaaaagtaaaaatataagcTGAAAATCTgaaaagaaaactcaaatttcacACAGTAATATCATTAACAGTAAAAACTCATAGTACTTGAACAAATCCTGATACAtgtaaataaaaacttatacaaGTCATAGTCGAATACTGAATAAAAAACCAGAGaccaaaatcataaataaatatagactGATAGAAGTCAGGGTACCACTGAACAAAAAGACCAGAACCAAAATCATAAGTAAATAAAAGCAGTGGTCTTGGAAAACCAGAAACAAAAATCGCAAGTAAAAAGGAGAGGAaacgaaaagaaaaagaaaataaacgaagagattaacaaaaaagaaaaacctcACATAAACTGGGAAAAGTTGGGTTGCCGGAGGGAGGTAGTCGCCAGAAAAGAGGCTGACTGTGAGCAGGAGAGAGAAAACATGTTCAAGATCGAACACTCGGAGATGAAGAAGACATATGTTCGTTCAGTGTTCATGGAATATAGCCTGCTcgtttaatttctttttcttccctaATAAAAATGGGAACTTTAATCCCTTTTTGATGTCTTGATCCGTTTTAGTTCACTGGGTAAAGTTGTTTTTTGATGTTCAAGTATGATGCATATCTAGGGGGCGATTTGATGCACACTAAGAATGTTCGGTAGGTCTGCATTTTCCATTTACTCGAGTTTTTCTAGGgaatattaatatatgtttattttcacAAGTTTCGTGGGATTCAtctaaaagtattaaaaaaatttgcagaaGTCATGCTTGCTTCCTATAACATTTTCATTacttctttaattaaaaaaaggtgaagtagttgaattgtgttttaaaaCACAACCTATTCATTCTCcctgataaaatttaaaattaacccattcatataattttttaacaaaattaaccCTTGAGTAAGAAAGCCCCGAGTTGGTTTGTGTTCTAGCAAAAAGTATCGATAAACTTTAAGCTAAAAGCACTCGAATTGTGTTACCTCCCAACTCATGATGTAGGGATCTATTTATAGACTCAGAAACGGTCTATTCCTACTCTCTCTAAGGGATAGTGAGCCTTGTGTGCACAGTGCATGCATGCATGGCTCTTGGCCCTCAAGTTACTTTGTGGGGAAGGGGATCACCCCACTAAAATAGGTGTGTTTCAGGACTAGTTAATTTATGCATCCAAGAATATCAAACCCACATAGAGGAATTTACTTGAGACTTGGCTAGTTGAGTCATATTTCAACCCGACTCCCCAATTAGTGCATTGTGTAATATCTGAGTTTTATAGAGACCTAATGGTACCTAGTTGCTCAGTCATCAATCCAGGATGTAGGCCAGGTGGACCAAATCATAATTGAATCATAGGATTTGGACTATTGCGCTCTTAAGTAGGAAGAGTTAAACTCTAACTATTAGCTATAGCTTTTAACCTAGTGGTATGCGCTCAATGCAGAAAGAGTTAAACTCTAACTATTAGCTATAGCTTTTAGCCTAGTTGTATGCGCTCAATCCAGCAAATGGTATCAAACTTAAATGGTATCAGACTTAAGATCACAAGTTCAATTTCCAATGAGACATTGTCTAAGGGAATTGTTGTGGGTTCCGCAATTATCCCATGACGTAGCCAGGTGAGCTGACAATCCAAGAGTTTGATTCTTAGTAGTATCACCTATAGCTTTTGGCATAATGATAGCACTTGATCCAACATACCTAACCCTAGTCCTAAGCATAGGCCATCAACCATGACAACACAACGCTCACTTCTTAATTCACCTATGCAACTCCTTCCCCTCTTTTGTTTGTAATCCTACTCCTATATCTTAGAATAAAGAGTCATACTTACCAACGATTTTATCACAACAATTCTAGACAAACACCATGATGAATAAAATCCTACTATCAACAGATTTCAAAAAAAGAAGTATAGCaatggaaaaaataaatcatatattaGAGTAGCAAAAATGCACAACACCTGGAGAGAAGCAGCTAGAGCATGTAAGGGTAATGCATTTCCAAGAGCATCTTCATTTGGCCGTAGTAAAGCCAAAAGAGTTTCTTTCAACGGCTTTAATAAAGCAGGATCACTAGAAGCTAAAGGACCCAAATGGGTGCAAGCAACCTTTAACGCAGCATTATAATCACCAGAGCTGACCAACTTGAGGAATTCAACCTATAGCCAGGAATCCTAGTTAAAAGATAGCATTCACAACACAACCACACATCCTATAACATTCTCTGGGATTCTCTTGTACATTTAATAAAGAAACAGAAATTAAGAAATAGAAGCCAATTACCTGCTTGAGTTGGAAGAGCAAAACAGAATTCTGGGCAAAGAAATTGGGATCAATAGCATTAACCTCCTGGACTGCTTCAGCAGCCATTCCTCTGCTAGCTAATTCCTTCATTCCCAACAGAATCTCGTATCTATCTTCCACATTACTAACATCATGTACAGAAAGCTTATCAGAGCCCTGCAAAACAAAATTCTGTCAGTAATTCTCTCCTAGTTAGACTACCATCAAAATTATCTCACATATACCTGTTTCTCCTTTGATATAGTTGAGACAACAGTACTTATGCTATGCTCTTGTTTGCTGTGCTCTTCCAAAGAAGCATTGGGCATGTAACTATTGTCATCATATCGCCCTCTCCAGCGCTTGCGCTTGCTCCTTTCCCCGTTTCCAGGCAACCTGCTTCGCTGCAAAGCAGCTGCATCTTCATGCTGCTGTGAACCACTGGTGCTACAGTCTTCATGGATGCTTGTGAGTTCTGAAGCATATCGTACCTCAAAATCAACTTGTCTCATGCTTGTCACATCAGCATTATTTTCAGGGGAACCATCCATCTGAGCATTGGTAACAGAAGTTTCACCATCAGAATGCTTGCTGGCATTACAATCAATCTCGAGAGAACAATCCCTTGATGAGCAATACCCAGGGTCTTGTTGGTTGAATTTCACGGGTTCTGAAATAGGTTGTTGCTTCCCAGAAGCTAAGTTCATAAATTCAAAGGAAAaatatcaaacttatataacATACATTGTAACTTAAAATGGGACTTTGATATTGCGCAACACGCTTTGCTAGATTACAAAAGCATAGATAAAATAACCAACTTCAAATTTAAACTGAATTTTTCATGATACTAGAAATCCTATAAAAACTAATGTTACGAGAAAATGccattaaaaataaactaacagGAGCAAGTAGCATAAATGTTCTTGACACTTATCATACACAGAAAAAGCTAGGATTCAACAGAGGAGATGCTTTACCAGAGTCAACAATGCCTCTGTAAACACAATACTCTCTAACAAGCTGATCAAGAAGTGGAACATCCAACCTCATCCGACATAATTCATTCTGCAACAAAAAGTACACAATAATAAAGCAATAAAGGCAAGATTGGGGAAAAGAATACATATATCAGCCATGCAGCCATAAGTTAGTGTTGAAAGAGGTTGAAATCAtttgtcatatttttacattaaccAAAAactgattttcttttttactccttttatattcaaattcCCATAGCAACTAGGGTGATGAGATCGTTCCTTATTGGTGTGGAAgtggaaagaaaaaagaaatatttttacttgGATTCAGTTAATAtgtgaaagaaaagaagagctttttaaattaaatttttcacaATCAATGTGATATTAAGCAAACAGTGATCTTTTTTGAGAAATAGTGATTAACCTGAAGAGAAGACGATTCAACATAGAATTTAAAGATGAtgaactaaaaatttattttaaattttatttttcattaaaagaatttgagattttaaattgtctattttatgaaaagaaaagaaaaagataatatcACTAaccaaatcatatttttaaaaaatcagttttaaagTAATGTAGATGTAACAGGAAATTCATggctaaaatttaaattgaagcAAAAGCAGATGAATCAGTAGGATTATACGCAACCTGAAATGCCAGGAACAGATCACCCTTACTGAATCTCAAGCTATCAATTGCCCCTTGTCTGGTAAGCTCTACAGCGTGTGCAAGAGCCTGTATGTCAACCTGGATTCCAAAGTAAAACATATAGCTTAAGCTGAAAAGTGGAGCATGTAGGAATAAGATgtacaaatacaataaaaaattgtggCCACAAGTGTTCATTAATACAAACGTGCAAAGACAGATTAATCAATTTGTCGTCACAGAATGATAACATTCACCATTAATATACAGATGACTTTTAATAAGCATGAAAAATAGTACAGAAGGAATCATAGCAGAGGATTAAGACGCATTAGAGCATGTCTGAAAGGTGTGCAATCAGGATCAGTATTTTGTCGGTTCACATTGCAATGCAACAACCAGCTTATGTCGCAAGCAGAAATGTTGATTGAGTGCAACGTTCAATAATGGAAATCAAACAAGGAGCCAAGAGAGAATGGGGCAAGAAAAAACTGAGGAGATTCAGAGCTCAACATTTCCTCTGTAAACCCATACACTGGTGCTCATGTGCAACTGATAACGCATCATGATAATTTGAGTGATAATAT contains:
- the LOC114177911 gene encoding uncharacterized protein LOC114177911, translating into MESTPVNWEALDALLIDFAKSENLIEEDSSAPSPSSSSYHSRLLIRHIRRSLHTGAIDAAVHLLRLHAPSILTDHKILFRLHKQKFIELLRKGTAEDRESAIQCLRTSLAPCALDAYPEAYEEFKHVLLAFIYDKDDNTSPVANEWSERRRIDLAGYMSSMLRAHLNAYDPIFSMALRYLISIHRVYCLRQGITSPISDLTERLLLEERDPPATPQDILYEVPPFDEVDIQALAHAVELTRQGAIDSLRFSKGDLFLAFQNELCRMRLDVPLLDQLVREYCVYRGIVDSASGKQQPISEPVKFNQQDPGYCSSRDCSLEIDCNASKHSDGETSVTNAQMDGSPENNADVTSMRQVDFEVRYASELTSIHEDCSTSGSQQHEDAAALQRSRLPGNGERSKRKRWRGRYDDNSYMPNASLEEHSKQEHSISTVVSTISKEKQGSDKLSVHDVSNVEDRYEILLGMKELASRGMAAEAVQEVNAIDPNFFAQNSVLLFQLKQVEFLKLVSSGDYNAALKVACTHLGPLASSDPALLKPLKETLLALLRPNEDALGNALPLHALAASLQVAVGRRLGVEEPQLMKIMRATLYTHNEWFKLQMCKDRFEGLLRIDSLKEANTPFLAPVSMSKSYADSCTNGSSQATVSSGTRTSEDGSSPTQVSSRDVICDEGAILKVMEFLALPRADAIHLLAQYNGNAETVIQQIFA